The Spiroplasma citri genome has a segment encoding these proteins:
- a CDS encoding phage tail family protein has translation MEYYCEVIIKSIIKTELNNNNNNNLEVDFILEQLTNWKKEEDKLFEIKPNKTSGKRYNEHNNKYYFKLNRIKYTNQYNEKIKISNNSYLASDTLITINGPTKDPYLKLENINGKVISELKINAEINENEKIIIDSRLKTQSIIKVDLKTEKSYNIYQYQDFKYTNFIQIPPGNYHILYSSNLSKDKQVGNINIKKFEEYILI, from the coding sequence TTGGAATATTATTGTGAGGTAATTATTAAAAGTATCATTAAAACAGAATTGAATAATAATAATAATAATAATTTAGAGGTTGATTTTATTTTAGAACAATTAACTAACTGAAAAAAAGAAGAAGATAAATTATTTGAAATTAAACCAAATAAAACAAGCGGAAAAAGATACAATGAACATAATAACAAATATTATTTTAAGTTAAATCGCATTAAATATACCAATCAATATAATGAAAAAATTAAAATTAGTAATAATAGTTATTTAGCATCAGATACTCTAATAACAATCAATGGCCCCACAAAAGACCCATATTTAAAATTAGAAAATATTAATGGTAAAGTAATAAGTGAACTTAAAATTAATGCTGAAATAAATGAAAATGAAAAAATAATAATAGATAGTAGATTAAAAACCCAAAGCATTATAAAAGTTGATTTAAAAACCGAAAAATCATACAACATATATCAATATCAAGATTTTAAATATACTAATTTTATTCAAATTCCACCAGGAAACTATCATATTTTATATTCTTCTAACCTTTCAAAAGACAAACAAGTTGGAAATATTAATATTAAAAAATTTGAAGAATATATTTTAATTTAG
- a CDS encoding lipoprotein produces the protein MKKWLSFLGAITLLGTSTKNLVACNNIPQYNENELQQLKKENQIWTNCQEIKENLEWICSQEKPFNQVDNKWYYVVCRGNENDVWEIAKFKNDFKDNKFKVIKKIKNGELSILYNMDYGRHLQVGYNILKKWISNINNKYFKAVYRWNGGEENLPVLVVNNDGNVKVNGE, from the coding sequence ATGAAAAAATGATTAAGTTTTTTAGGAGCAATTACATTACTAGGAACAAGCACAAAAAATCTAGTTGCTTGTAATAATATACCACAATATAACGAAAATGAATTACAACAACTAAAAAAAGAAAACCAAATATGAACAAATTGCCAAGAAATAAAAGAAAACTTAGAATGAATTTGCTCACAAGAAAAACCTTTTAATCAAGTTGATAATAAATGATATTATGTTGTTTGTCGTGGCAATGAAAATGATGTTTGAGAAATTGCTAAATTTAAAAATGATTTTAAAGATAATAAGTTTAAAGTTATTAAAAAAATAAAAAATGGTGAACTTAGTATACTTTATAATATGGATTATGGCAGACACTTACAAGTTGGATATAATATTTTAAAGAAATGAATATCAAATATTAATAATAAATATTTTAAAGCAGTTTATCGTTGAAATGGCGGAGAAGAAAATTTACCTGTTTTAGTTGTTAATAATGATGGTAATGTAAAAGTTAATGGTGAATAA
- a CDS encoding lipoprotein: MKRLLSILSLVGLITTGTTNLISCGKPVVNNTEPNLKDENQKLKDENQKLKDENQKLKWKIDKNILFINSINPPIIINANKPNAVKEYELFLSLKSKVLESIKTIDESLTENDFIIAFKDYFNHLQPREIDLTISKKITIIISGKNRAHGEKEFDVVLPAAIPKV; the protein is encoded by the coding sequence ATGAAAAGATTATTAAGTATTTTAAGTTTAGTAGGTTTAATAACAACTGGAACAACAAATTTAATATCTTGTGGAAAACCAGTAGTTAATAATACAGAACCAAACTTAAAAGATGAAAATCAAAAACTAAAAGATGAAAATCAAAAACTAAAAGATGAAAATCAAAAACTAAAATGAAAGATTGATAAAAATATTTTATTTATTAATTCTATTAATCCTCCCATTATAATTAATGCTAATAAACCAAACGCAGTAAAAGAATATGAATTATTTTTGTCCTTAAAATCTAAAGTTTTAGAATCAATTAAAACAATTGATGAGTCATTAACAGAAAATGATTTTATAATTGCTTTTAAAGATTATTTTAATCACCTTCAGCCGCGAGAAATTGATTTAACAATATCCAAAAAAATTACAATAATAATTAGTGGAAAAAATAGAGCACATGGCGAAAAAGAATTTGATGTTGTTTTACCAGCAGCAATTCCAAAAGTTTAA
- a CDS encoding UPF0236 family transposase-like protein: MDINNIINGENFFNKTYEDLNRYVVGEIAYRLEKWDDLIFQNYQKYDKFKHYRVKEIRTKTLITLKGKITFRRLRYYKINPITGKEEYIFILDEVLGIKKWQRLGNDVKERILLLLSDDKKYRDILDALEQTKISLMTISNTIKNATTNYKYYIDNTTIKIKVPHTLYIQIDGTFLKIEYDRKKVKKHTLLSTVHTGYDQEKSTEKRHVIANKLGVYEIDNIPIYISKKNKINPFCC, from the coding sequence ATGGATATTAATAATATTATTAATGGGGAAAACTTTTTTAATAAAACATATGAAGATTTGAATAGATATGTTGTTGGAGAAATTGCATATAGGTTAGAAAAGTGAGATGATCTTATTTTTCAAAATTATCAAAAATATGATAAATTTAAACATTATCGAGTAAAAGAAATAAGAACAAAAACATTAATTACTTTAAAAGGTAAAATAACATTTCGCAGACTACGATATTATAAAATTAATCCAATAACAGGGAAAGAAGAATATATTTTTATTTTAGATGAAGTTTTAGGAATTAAAAAATGACAAAGACTGGGGAATGACGTCAAAGAAAGAATTTTATTGTTATTAAGTGATGATAAAAAATACCGCGATATTTTAGATGCCTTAGAACAAACAAAAATTAGTTTAATGACAATTTCAAATACAATAAAAAACGCAACAACAAACTACAAATATTATATTGATAATACCACTATTAAAATAAAAGTTCCGCATACTTTATATATTCAAATTGATGGAACTTTTCTTAAAATAGAATACGATAGAAAAAAGGTTAAAAAACACACCTTATTATCTACTGTTCATACTGGTTATGATCAAGAAAAATCAACCGAAAAAAGACATGTAATTGCAAATAAGTTAGGTGTTTACGAAATAGATAATATTCCAATTTATATTTCTAAAAAAAACAAAATTAACCCGTTTTGTTGTTAA